The Cystobacter ferrugineus DNA window CCGCCTCGGTGAGTTCGTTGATTTGAACAGCCGTTCCCTGTTGAGACATGGCAATTCCGTTCCTGGCGCTCTGGTAAGCAGCCGATCGGTGTTTTCCATGCGGCTCATCCGCGCGGAGGTTTCCCTCCGGAAGGCCGCGATGGAAAAGCGGTGTGACGGCGCGTGAACGTGTAATGCCAGGCCTGGCTGGCTGTCAATTAACGAATTGAATGGTTTGCCGTGAATTGACACCTCGGCATCGATCTTCCCGATGCGAGTTGCCTGCCGAAGCAGAAATCCGCTTGTGTTGGACGAAAGGGGGCGGCCCTGCTCAGGGTTGCTTCAGGATGCGCCACGCGATCAGCGAGCCCGCCGCGGATGCCAGGGTCGCGGCTCCGGCATAAGGGGAGACCACCCCCTGGGCGACACCCGCCAGTCCCCCGAGGACCGCGATGCCGAGGAAGACGCTCCGGGACATCGCGCGCCCAGGGTTTCTCCGGCCGACCACCACCGTGAAGAGAAAGGCGAGAGCATTGGCGAGCAACTGGCAGAGCAGGAGGACCGGCGAGGCGGTCTCCAGGAAGCTCCGAACCGACGCCATCGGTGACGGTGCCGCGACCAGCGCCTCCTCGCTCCCGCCGGAGAGCTGCCGGGTGCCCGTGCCGCCCACCGAGACGAGCCCCACCTGGAGGATGAGCGCCAGGAACAGGATGGTGAGGAGGGCCACCCAGGGCACGGTGTTCGGCGTGGCCGGAGGGACAGGGGGGTTGGGGTTGGGTGTCGTCATGCCGTTGGTAGGGTGGGGTGGTAGGGTAATTCCAAGGTGAACGTGGCTCCACGCCCGGGCCCGTCGCTGTGGACGGTCAACGTCCCGCCCAGTTCCTGGGCCGTCAGGGCGCTGGAGTGCAGGCCGAAGCCATGCCCTTCGTCCCGCGTGGTAAAGCCATACTGGAAGATGCGGTTGATCATCTCCGGCGCAATGCCCATGCCGTTGTCGTGGATGATGATGCGGACGCGGTCCGTGGAAGTGTGCTCCAGGCCCAGCAGGAGGAGCCGTTCGTCCGGTGGCACCGTGTCCAGGGCGTACCTGGCGTTGCTGATGAGGTTGACGAGGATCATCAGCGTCTTGTGCTTGTCTGTCATCAGGGGTGGGAGGGGCATGAGCTGCCGCTGCACCTTCACCTGGTGGCGCGAGAGTCCGGCCGAGTTGATGCGCAAGGCGTCCTCCAGCAACTCCGCCAGGTTGACGGGCTCGTGCATCCGGGGCGTGCGGGCGTGATTCTGTTGCATCTTGACGACGTCGCCGATGTGCTCGGTATAGCGGCCCACGTCATCCAGCAGCGAGACGATCTCCTGGCGCTCCTCGAGCAGGTTCTTCCCCAGCTTGTCCAGGAAGGGCAGCAGGAGCCGTCCGCGTTCATCCTGGGTCAGGAAGAGGGGGAGGTTGCCCTGGTGCTGTCCGAGCATGCTCGCCACCCGGCTCACCTGTTCCAGCCGCATCTTGTGCACCCGATCCCTGGCGAGCTGGGCCGAGGTGTAGACGCTGTTGAGGACGTTGCCCACGTTGTGCAACACATTGGTGGCGCTCTCCGCCATGCCCGCCCGCCGGGCCGTCTGCACCAGCCGCAGGTGGACATCCTGGAGTTCCCGGGCGCGCTCCTCGACCCGCTGCTCCAGACCCTCGTTGCTCTGGCGTAGGGCCTCCTCGCGGTGTTGGACCTGGTCGGCCATGAGCTGGAAGGAGCGGGCCAGTTGCCCCAGTTCGTCGCCGCGTGAGGTGTCCAGCGCCACCTTGAAGTCACCGGCCGCCACCTTGTCGGTGGCCCGGGTCAAGGTCAGCAGCGGGAGTGTGATCTGCTGCTGGAGCACCCGGTACATGATGACCAGCTCCACCAGCAGCGACAGGAGGCCGAGCAGCAGCACGTAGCGCG harbors:
- a CDS encoding ATP-binding protein — protein: MNPSSRPRAPLARSTLLKMGVRIAVVIALSTLFSYLHMLRTLRTEALEHLRLHVAERSQREQAIFTLAEDNHAFLKKALEERLRELPQEEVSARFDSLVARLPDGTVRNHAGKEEAARGVHVFIPPHVTLDAWFRTRLVAAYDVLSRYGPAFHIRFKTTYITFPEGAIVGFSPWTPNWSHELASDFSITGFEDFILSQPGKNPRRQTTWTGIYNEPISHEWMVSGATPLDLDGRHVATIGHDVLLDEFMARTIHDHLPGAYNVLFRDDGQLIAHPEQKLENASSAYNIQSASEQPDVAVSRLGSKENAAHLRSIFERVKSRAPAQTLLDLPEYDEHIAVTRLKGPGWNLATVLPEKVVSRPAFHAARYVLLLGLLSLLVELVIMYRVLQQQITLPLLTLTRATDKVAAGDFKVALDTSRGDELGQLARSFQLMADQVQHREEALRQSNEGLEQRVEERARELQDVHLRLVQTARRAGMAESATNVLHNVGNVLNSVYTSAQLARDRVHKMRLEQVSRVASMLGQHQGNLPLFLTQDERGRLLLPFLDKLGKNLLEERQEIVSLLDDVGRYTEHIGDVVKMQQNHARTPRMHEPVNLAELLEDALRINSAGLSRHQVKVQRQLMPLPPLMTDKHKTLMILVNLISNARYALDTVPPDERLLLLGLEHTSTDRVRIIIHDNGMGIAPEMINRIFQYGFTTRDEGHGFGLHSSALTAQELGGTLTVHSDGPGRGATFTLELPYHPTLPTA